Proteins found in one Desulfovibrio sp. genomic segment:
- a CDS encoding class I fructose-bisphosphate aldolase family protein, producing MLIGKAVRLERIFNRNNNRTIIVPMDHGVTVGPIDGLIDMRETINQVAEGGANAVLMHKGLVRCSHRKRGRDVGLIIHLSASTTISPFPNAKTLVGTVEDALKLGADGVSLHINLGDETERHMLEDFGRITSTATEWGVPVLAMVYARGPKVKNEYDPDTVAHCARVGLELGADVVKVPYTGDIESFAKVCDACCVPVVIAGGPKLSDVRDLVTMAHDSVQAGGSGLSIGRNIFQYAQPSRLVQALHGVVHLNWEVEQAMELLKD from the coding sequence ATGCTCATCGGAAAAGCCGTCAGACTCGAACGCATTTTCAACAGGAACAACAACCGCACCATCATCGTGCCCATGGACCACGGCGTGACCGTGGGCCCCATCGACGGGCTCATCGACATGCGCGAGACCATAAACCAGGTGGCCGAGGGCGGCGCCAACGCCGTGCTCATGCACAAGGGCCTGGTGCGCTGCTCCCACCGCAAGCGCGGTCGCGACGTGGGGCTCATCATCCATCTTTCCGCCTCCACCACCATCTCGCCCTTCCCCAACGCAAAGACACTTGTGGGCACGGTGGAAGACGCCCTGAAACTCGGCGCGGACGGCGTGTCCCTGCACATCAACCTGGGCGACGAAACCGAGCGCCACATGCTCGAGGATTTCGGCCGTATTACCTCCACGGCCACTGAATGGGGCGTTCCGGTGCTGGCCATGGTCTACGCGCGCGGCCCCAAGGTGAAAAACGAATATGACCCCGACACCGTGGCCCACTGCGCCCGTGTCGGCCTTGAACTGGGCGCGGACGTGGTCAAAGTGCCCTACACCGGCGACATTGAATCCTTCGCCAAGGTCTGCGACGCCTGCTGCGTCCCCGTGGTCATCGCGGGCGGCCCCAAGCTCTCCGACGTACGCGACCTGGTGACCATGGCCCACGACTCGGTTCAGGCAGGCGGATCCGGCCTGTCGATTGGCCGCAACATCTTCCAGTACGCCCAGCCCTCGCGCCTGGTTCAGGCCCTGCACGGCGTGGTGCACCTGAACTGGGAGGTCGAACAGGCCATGGAACTGCTCAAGGACTAG
- a CDS encoding MFS transporter, with product MALCLLIFFTYCNTTVFYSLDVYLGLIGIGQQWRGFLIGSSSLATIVSFLLFSPKMTVRTAIPCACAGSILFLACGVLYLFARTPHELLALRLANGVGFYLLSASVMTLLVRIIPAERSAQAFGLYSVAILLPYSVVPAAFDSLFHGQELLARGYMTMSLFLVPALVLILFMGLRAKRTDPWDTKATSIRYHDMVRSVSTAPIALLLGIMTLYITTFSAVFFMAKGFFQARGFENVGMFFTLQMVCMILVRLLGNHHFDRIRKMLLIRLCFVLTGASCLLTAVAANPSMVYASAVIMGLGMGVGAPAMSSLLFSISKPRFKGINSNLATMFQQLGGFLGPMLGAMAVHQLGYVGFLLFGTAACLLALALCAVFTRKKMDRLDPAAVK from the coding sequence ATGGCGCTATGCCTTCTCATCTTCTTCACCTACTGCAACACGACTGTTTTCTACAGCCTTGACGTTTACCTGGGCCTCATCGGCATCGGGCAGCAATGGCGGGGGTTTTTGATAGGCAGTTCCTCCTTGGCCACCATCGTCTCCTTCCTTCTCTTCAGCCCGAAGATGACGGTGCGCACCGCGATTCCCTGCGCCTGCGCGGGATCAATCCTCTTTCTGGCCTGCGGAGTCCTCTACCTCTTCGCGCGCACGCCGCATGAGCTGCTGGCCCTGCGCCTGGCCAACGGAGTGGGATTCTACCTGCTCTCGGCTTCGGTCATGACTCTTTTGGTCCGCATAATTCCCGCCGAACGAAGCGCTCAGGCCTTCGGACTCTACTCGGTGGCCATCCTTCTGCCCTATTCTGTGGTGCCCGCGGCCTTTGATTCCCTTTTCCACGGCCAGGAACTCCTGGCGCGCGGCTACATGACCATGTCCCTGTTCCTTGTTCCCGCCCTGGTTCTGATACTTTTCATGGGGTTGCGCGCCAAACGGACCGACCCCTGGGATACCAAGGCCACGTCCATACGCTACCATGACATGGTACGGAGTGTTTCCACCGCGCCCATCGCCCTGCTGCTGGGCATAATGACCCTCTACATAACCACGTTTTCAGCTGTGTTCTTCATGGCCAAAGGTTTTTTCCAGGCACGCGGATTTGAAAACGTGGGCATGTTTTTCACATTGCAGATGGTGTGCATGATCCTTGTCAGGCTCTTGGGGAATCATCATTTTGACCGGATAAGAAAGATGCTCCTTATACGGCTCTGCTTTGTCCTTACCGGCGCAAGCTGCCTTCTGACCGCCGTGGCCGCCAACCCGTCCATGGTGTACGCCTCGGCTGTGATCATGGGCCTGGGCATGGGTGTTGGGGCCCCGGCCATGAGTTCCCTCCTGTTCAGCATCTCCAAGCCCAGGTTCAAGGGCATCAATTCCAATCTGGCCACCATGTTTCAGCAGTTGGGTGGTTTCCTGGGGCCCATGCTGGGAGCAATGGCTGTCCACCAGCTCGGGTATGTGGGGTTTCTCCTCTTCGGAACTGCCGCCTGCCTGCTGGCGCTGGCGCTGTGCGCGGTTTTCACACGCAAAAAGATGGACCGGCTTGATCCGGCGGCAGTGAAATGA
- a CDS encoding CerR family C-terminal domain-containing protein: protein MPALPKTDQRLEKGLRTRLSLLEAGLKLFALKGFDAVSTRELATQSGVNSAAINFHFGSKAGLYAAVIEHVTKHLATLYREALSPATALPQNATRSQAGEAVHSMVTRLIGSLLMTPRSRWMSLLLQREFIDPTEAFDRIFDDALLPALDAFARVVESASAKPRASLDNKALAFGVFVLACAFSRSRATFLKWSGKDIYTPQDVADISRAVADFSLNGLLGGAESAKPSVDPK, encoded by the coding sequence TTGCCCGCACTTCCGAAAACCGACCAGCGCCTGGAAAAAGGGCTGCGCACACGCCTGAGCCTCCTGGAGGCTGGGCTCAAGCTCTTTGCACTCAAGGGTTTTGACGCGGTGTCCACCCGCGAACTGGCAACGCAGAGCGGCGTCAATTCCGCCGCCATCAACTTCCACTTCGGGAGCAAGGCAGGGCTCTACGCCGCGGTCATCGAACACGTCACAAAGCATCTGGCAACCCTGTACCGGGAAGCCCTCAGCCCGGCCACGGCCCTTCCGCAAAACGCCACCCGGAGCCAAGCCGGAGAAGCCGTCCACTCCATGGTCACCCGGCTGATCGGGTCCCTGCTCATGACGCCCCGCTCCCGATGGATGAGCCTGTTGCTCCAGAGAGAATTCATCGACCCCACCGAGGCTTTCGACCGCATATTCGACGACGCGCTGCTGCCCGCCCTGGATGCCTTCGCCAGGGTTGTGGAATCCGCGAGCGCGAAACCGCGCGCCAGCCTTGACAACAAAGCCCTGGCTTTCGGCGTTTTCGTGCTGGCCTGCGCCTTTTCCAGAAGCCGCGCCACCTTTCTCAAGTGGTCTGGCAAAGACATCTACACTCCCCAAGACGTGGCAGACATAAGCCGCGCCGTTGCCGATTTCTCCTTGAATGGGCTGCTCGGCGGTGCCGAAAGCGCCAAACCGTCCGTTGATCCCAAATAA